Proteins from one Caldalkalibacillus salinus genomic window:
- a CDS encoding carbohydrate ABC transporter permease — protein sequence MSKSIIRVFNLHPYLFISPFFILFGTFMLYPLVYALVLSFSRWQGGQSTFVGLENYKMLMTDPLFWKSLGNTSLILFVQVPMMLLLATLIAVFLNVKHLKFKGFFRMAFFLPVLIDLVTYALVFSLIFNEQYGLINQWLGWLGLESIAWFSEGIWAKVLIIVAVTWRWTGYNAVIILSGLQTVPSDLYEAASIDGAGKVTRFFKITVPMLKPVLLFCAILSTIGTLQLFAEPYVLTGGGPRNETMSVILYLYDTAFGTFNFGLASAGAYVITTIIAVLSYFQIKLAKGGEI from the coding sequence TTGTCTAAATCGATAATACGAGTGTTTAATTTGCACCCCTATTTATTTATCTCACCGTTTTTTATCCTGTTTGGCACGTTTATGTTATACCCACTCGTGTACGCATTGGTTCTGAGTTTTAGCCGTTGGCAGGGCGGGCAAAGTACGTTTGTAGGTTTAGAGAATTACAAGATGTTAATGACAGACCCGCTTTTTTGGAAGTCTTTAGGCAACACCAGTCTCATCTTATTTGTTCAAGTTCCTATGATGTTGCTGCTGGCCACCTTGATCGCCGTATTCCTCAACGTGAAGCATTTAAAATTTAAAGGATTTTTCAGGATGGCGTTTTTTCTACCTGTCCTCATAGATTTAGTGACATATGCTCTCGTCTTTTCTCTTATTTTTAACGAGCAGTATGGACTGATTAATCAATGGCTGGGGTGGCTTGGCCTTGAGTCGATTGCGTGGTTCTCTGAAGGAATTTGGGCAAAGGTACTCATCATTGTTGCCGTCACATGGCGCTGGACAGGATACAACGCTGTCATTATCCTATCAGGTTTACAGACGGTGCCGAGTGATCTATATGAAGCGGCGAGTATCGATGGTGCGGGAAAGGTAACCCGCTTTTTTAAGATTACCGTTCCGATGTTAAAGCCCGTTTTGTTATTTTGTGCTATTTTATCGACGATAGGGACGCTGCAATTGTTTGCTGAACCCTATGTCCTGACAGGTGGTGGTCCCAGAAACGAGACCATGAGCGTCATTCTGTACCTTTATGATACTGCTTTTGGTACGTTCAATTTTGGTTTGGCTTCAGCTGGCGCCTATGTTATCACAACGATCATTGCCGTCCTATCTTATTTCCAAATCAAGTTAGCCAAAGGGGGTGAGATATAA
- a CDS encoding ABC transporter substrate-binding protein — protein MNQFLRYLGFVMLVGVMLAGCTGENKSNESEDIGKGDGTSGEIKVAAWNLAADALSQTADAFMAAYPDTQVTVEYVTSDYDSIIPPLTAGRGAPDIVQIQQRDFPNFLERFPNQFVDISEQLGDHKDEFAETAWLQVEKEGVPYAVPWDLGPVGVYYRTDYFEQAGIDPDTLTTWDAFIEAGKQLQNERDGVYMMAHDTVSGDITDVWYMLLNQLGGQFYDADGRINFTHEANIKALEMTKRFNEEGIVLNASSWDDRIRAVANGQTATMIYPVWYAGTIKTQAEDQEGKWGVMPLPAFTEDGPNQANLGGSVLAITEQSDNKALAWKFLAFTLLTNEGQDIQMAHGLFPSWQPYYETEKFKATDDYFGIPLSDFFGQVSTEIPPLEFGAHFLDFQKPFEDATADVMAGQKSAEEALRDAEQQAARATGLDISE, from the coding sequence ATGAATCAATTTTTACGATACCTTGGCTTCGTGATGTTGGTCGGGGTCATGCTTGCGGGGTGCACAGGAGAAAACAAGAGTAATGAAAGCGAGGATATCGGAAAGGGTGATGGGACCTCAGGTGAAATCAAGGTCGCTGCATGGAATTTAGCCGCTGACGCGTTGAGTCAAACAGCGGACGCGTTTATGGCAGCATATCCTGATACTCAAGTGACAGTCGAGTACGTGACGAGTGATTATGATAGTATTATTCCGCCTCTAACCGCTGGTAGAGGGGCACCAGATATCGTGCAAATCCAACAGAGAGATTTTCCTAATTTTTTAGAAAGGTTTCCGAATCAGTTTGTCGATATATCCGAGCAGTTAGGGGATCACAAGGATGAGTTTGCTGAAACAGCTTGGTTACAGGTAGAGAAAGAAGGCGTTCCGTATGCTGTACCTTGGGATCTAGGTCCAGTTGGGGTTTACTACCGAACGGACTACTTTGAGCAAGCGGGCATAGACCCGGATACATTAACGACTTGGGATGCTTTTATAGAGGCAGGCAAGCAACTGCAGAATGAACGAGACGGTGTTTATATGATGGCCCATGACACAGTCAGTGGTGATATTACTGACGTTTGGTATATGTTATTAAATCAACTAGGGGGGCAATTCTACGACGCTGATGGGCGTATCAATTTTACTCATGAAGCCAATATAAAAGCCCTTGAGATGACCAAGCGATTCAATGAAGAAGGGATTGTCCTGAACGCTTCTTCTTGGGACGATCGTATCCGTGCGGTCGCGAATGGTCAAACGGCCACAATGATCTATCCCGTTTGGTATGCTGGTACGATTAAGACTCAAGCCGAAGATCAAGAAGGGAAGTGGGGCGTCATGCCTCTGCCCGCGTTTACGGAAGACGGACCTAACCAGGCCAACCTCGGTGGTTCCGTCCTGGCAATTACGGAGCAATCCGACAACAAAGCGTTAGCGTGGAAATTCCTCGCGTTCACGTTGTTGACGAATGAAGGGCAGGATATTCAGATGGCACACGGCTTATTCCCATCATGGCAACCGTACTATGAAACTGAGAAATTCAAGGCCACTGACGATTATTTTGGTATCCCTTTATCCGATTTCTTTGGGCAGGTTTCCACAGAGATCCCGCCTCTAGAGTTCGGCGCCCATTTCCTCGATTTCCAGAAGCCTTTTGAGGATGCAACCGCAGACGTCATGGCCGGTCAAAAGAGTGCTGAAGAAGCCCTAAGGGATGCTGAGCAGCAAGCGGCGAGAGCCACGGGACTAGACATCAGTGAGTAA
- a CDS encoding tetratricopeptide repeat protein yields the protein MGLQTTALRDFKDLEPLVKQNRLDVALPFIVDTIKACYEQRSYAYLKKVLNRIDEEDILNILRVLDAGMMYRHCQFLIKFVHRKYNSTLTRILYCDELLENGKALEAETRLKTMIEELKQQSDEKMLRRAYLALVRALIHMKRLKEAKSYLSEVAQQEDVQNDLLDQWGYLYVNEGDWDLAEDYLRQGIQNDDKPQYSYLLLSSIYAAQGDIHQSMAVIEEGIQTVPMFLPLRMEKARKAKQREDWETFLQVTEEIERTCPYHVYKPYFQYVRAEYFYQKGDFESFQAHVAQYPQVFEGSAYANCQTYAPELMITLPTQPILQKYNYCVPATLVMLMKRYERHYTQDEIARHIFHVNGTKLSSSVSYLEAQGMSCRYFFGTVAHYKQLTEQGVSVVISVDYPNSAHVQLLKGYDDNLQAFYIQDPSMAETLIVSYADIEKQYGHNKCLSIAVIPEAYEALLQGLDSTEDTLVRQLYAFEDEDIFNDSSHKDKFMSFLQEHEAHTYVQNYMVRSLSHPDVEEMLKTTIEQLRTAHPDSDYYKLTGAMALLRLGEYEQAEQTITSVHTQRVHLYYFLRGRMAYEQQQFDQAIQYFKTALELDPTHYDTFSYLSLCYFYTGDTENAWFYAQASIDMNDQDFWNRMNAGLVLFETQRYEEARTLYHQVIKDFKRYPHPWYERARCDQALGRFRHARRGFEVTRQLDPSVPHAHRELAWLYAQQWQDIEHGVAIAQEGLTHVEGDYSLLMTLGDLTREMGRGAQAQAYYTEAMDKHGDVPYPVLSLAKLLAESDKSEASALLQNQRMNFRDNSDFLINGGELLWTLSVTEEDTEKALDWLEEGIAHEENQREAAWDLYVRLIEDTPYNERGREYLQQQLNACHENKIELMCYIGCLYEKANHLDTAVAYYEKALAIDTHTFPLYRLGEVALQRQDVQKAETYYLQCLALDAQMYAVHLRMAQIGNQKEDTPMAHRHLFSAFELNPLDVDIQYLVQLASQMDELDAVKTYLSDVQGRVNEAWRLDALAYVAGEEGDVQQEHALINNALSVDEDAFPLHEHLVAVHLKNEDHDQSLKTTLSLIERHVQQRTLYTPLIQSVVAQQAEVDLLTLINQLQLSHEEKSEAYLYTAYEYEQYVCRMSARIESLPMIEKFKERRKANKRQKRLETLYEQAYALDKQNIRAIIWLCEYYREQGDMNKATQVANEKLEGQDVFNFDLALYLGWVMVIQYQGMEHKDKAATYHSAETMLKHCLEENPYHARVHHTLGLLYYESDRLSQAEASFLQAIEIDPQPYYYYDCGRVYEALEDYQQSEACGLKAIELNVQYDDAYSLVSVAKHRQGEPQEALRYVNLALDIDPRDISNLYNKACYLSALGEVDEAYHILQDVIEHEGGQTFSQQAQDDPDLETLRNHPQTKQKMKKLLA from the coding sequence ATGGGTCTGCAAACAACAGCTTTGAGAGATTTTAAGGACTTAGAGCCGCTCGTCAAACAAAATCGTCTAGATGTGGCCCTACCATTCATAGTCGACACCATTAAAGCGTGCTATGAGCAGCGTTCATATGCCTACCTCAAAAAGGTGCTCAATCGTATAGATGAGGAGGATATTCTCAACATTCTTCGTGTGCTTGATGCCGGCATGATGTATCGCCACTGTCAATTCTTAATCAAATTCGTACATAGAAAATACAATTCGACGTTGACCCGTATTTTATACTGTGATGAATTGCTTGAGAACGGAAAAGCGTTAGAAGCGGAAACGCGTTTAAAGACCATGATTGAGGAGCTTAAACAACAATCAGATGAAAAAATGTTGCGACGGGCGTATTTAGCCCTTGTTCGTGCGCTTATTCATATGAAGCGATTGAAAGAAGCCAAATCCTATTTATCAGAAGTGGCCCAACAGGAGGACGTACAAAATGATCTTTTAGACCAATGGGGGTATCTGTATGTGAATGAAGGAGACTGGGACCTAGCAGAAGACTATCTACGGCAAGGGATACAAAATGATGATAAACCACAGTACTCCTATCTCCTTCTTTCCTCAATCTATGCTGCTCAGGGTGATATCCACCAATCGATGGCGGTGATAGAGGAGGGCATTCAAACGGTCCCCATGTTTTTGCCTCTCCGAATGGAAAAAGCGAGAAAAGCGAAACAACGAGAAGATTGGGAGACTTTTTTACAAGTCACAGAAGAGATTGAAAGGACGTGTCCATACCACGTTTATAAACCGTATTTTCAGTACGTACGGGCAGAGTATTTTTACCAAAAGGGAGATTTTGAGTCATTTCAGGCACACGTGGCTCAGTACCCGCAAGTGTTTGAGGGTTCAGCTTACGCCAACTGTCAGACGTACGCACCGGAGCTCATGATCACTCTACCAACACAGCCTATCTTACAGAAATATAATTACTGTGTACCGGCCACCCTTGTCATGTTAATGAAGAGGTATGAACGCCATTATACACAGGACGAGATTGCTAGGCATATCTTTCATGTGAATGGGACGAAGTTATCTAGCTCCGTGTCGTACTTAGAAGCGCAGGGGATGAGTTGCCGTTACTTTTTTGGGACCGTGGCTCATTACAAGCAATTAACTGAACAGGGAGTTTCAGTGGTCATCAGCGTTGATTATCCGAACTCAGCCCATGTTCAACTGCTTAAAGGGTATGATGACAATCTTCAAGCCTTCTATATTCAAGATCCTAGTATGGCAGAAACCCTGATCGTGAGCTATGCGGACATCGAAAAGCAGTATGGCCACAACAAGTGCTTGTCGATCGCGGTAATTCCTGAAGCTTATGAAGCGTTGTTACAAGGCTTAGATTCTACGGAAGATACCCTCGTACGCCAGCTCTATGCCTTTGAAGATGAAGACATATTCAACGACTCGTCTCATAAGGACAAGTTCATGTCCTTCCTACAGGAACACGAGGCGCACACGTATGTCCAAAATTATATGGTACGGTCATTAAGTCATCCAGATGTAGAAGAGATGCTAAAAACGACGATTGAACAATTACGAACAGCGCACCCTGATTCAGATTACTATAAGCTTACTGGGGCAATGGCGCTCTTAAGGCTTGGTGAATATGAGCAGGCAGAACAGACCATCACATCCGTTCATACACAGCGCGTACATTTATACTATTTTTTACGAGGACGGATGGCATACGAGCAACAGCAGTTTGATCAGGCGATACAATATTTTAAAACAGCGTTAGAGCTAGACCCTACTCATTATGATACCTTCTCGTATCTGTCCCTATGTTACTTCTATACAGGTGACACAGAAAACGCTTGGTTTTATGCCCAGGCGTCTATAGATATGAATGACCAAGACTTCTGGAACAGGATGAACGCGGGTTTGGTCCTATTTGAGACACAACGCTATGAAGAAGCGCGAACGTTATACCATCAGGTTATAAAAGACTTTAAACGATATCCCCATCCGTGGTATGAGCGGGCGAGATGTGATCAAGCTTTGGGGAGATTTAGGCATGCCCGTCGAGGATTTGAAGTGACGAGACAGTTGGACCCAAGTGTTCCCCACGCTCATCGTGAGTTAGCTTGGCTATATGCGCAGCAATGGCAAGATATTGAGCATGGGGTGGCAATCGCTCAGGAAGGATTAACTCACGTTGAGGGAGATTATTCACTTTTAATGACCTTAGGTGATTTGACACGAGAAATGGGGAGAGGAGCGCAGGCTCAGGCCTATTATACTGAAGCCATGGACAAGCATGGTGACGTTCCGTACCCAGTGTTATCTCTTGCGAAGCTGCTAGCAGAATCAGACAAGTCAGAAGCGAGTGCCTTACTTCAAAATCAGAGGATGAACTTCCGGGATAACAGTGACTTTCTTATTAATGGCGGGGAACTGTTGTGGACGCTGAGTGTAACCGAAGAAGATACTGAAAAAGCGCTAGACTGGCTAGAGGAGGGTATAGCCCATGAAGAAAATCAACGAGAAGCCGCTTGGGATCTGTATGTGCGTTTAATCGAGGATACACCGTATAACGAGCGAGGGCGGGAGTATCTACAACAGCAGTTGAACGCGTGTCATGAAAATAAGATCGAATTGATGTGTTATATAGGTTGCCTTTATGAAAAAGCCAATCATCTCGACACGGCTGTGGCGTACTATGAAAAAGCGTTGGCCATCGATACGCATACCTTTCCTTTGTATCGTTTGGGTGAGGTCGCTTTACAAAGGCAGGATGTTCAAAAGGCGGAAACATATTATCTGCAGTGTTTAGCTCTCGATGCACAGATGTACGCTGTCCATCTAAGAATGGCGCAGATAGGAAATCAAAAAGAGGATACCCCTATGGCGCATCGCCATCTGTTTTCAGCTTTTGAGCTTAATCCATTAGATGTCGACATCCAATATCTCGTTCAGCTTGCATCACAAATGGATGAACTAGACGCTGTTAAAACATATTTATCTGACGTACAGGGACGTGTGAATGAGGCGTGGCGTCTTGATGCCTTAGCCTATGTGGCAGGGGAAGAAGGTGATGTTCAACAAGAACATGCCTTGATTAATAACGCCTTATCTGTCGACGAGGATGCATTCCCTTTACATGAACATTTAGTCGCCGTTCACCTTAAAAACGAAGATCATGATCAGTCGCTAAAGACGACACTAAGCTTAATAGAGCGTCATGTTCAACAGCGCACTTTATATACACCACTCATCCAGTCTGTGGTGGCCCAACAGGCTGAAGTCGATCTTCTTACACTGATCAACCAACTTCAGCTCTCTCATGAAGAGAAAAGCGAAGCGTACTTGTATACCGCTTATGAGTATGAACAATACGTGTGTCGCATGAGTGCACGGATCGAGTCACTCCCTATGATCGAAAAATTTAAGGAAAGACGAAAAGCCAATAAGCGTCAGAAGCGACTAGAGACGCTATACGAGCAGGCCTATGCCCTAGATAAACAAAACATACGGGCGATCATATGGCTGTGTGAATACTACAGAGAGCAAGGGGATATGAACAAAGCGACACAAGTGGCCAATGAAAAGTTAGAAGGACAAGACGTCTTCAACTTTGACCTCGCGCTGTACTTAGGCTGGGTTATGGTGATTCAGTATCAAGGAATGGAACACAAGGACAAAGCAGCAACCTACCATAGTGCCGAAACGATGCTAAAACATTGCTTAGAAGAAAATCCTTATCATGCAAGGGTACATCATACGCTTGGGCTGTTATATTATGAATCTGATCGACTCTCGCAAGCCGAAGCCTCCTTCCTCCAAGCCATAGAGATAGATCCCCAACCGTACTATTACTATGACTGTGGGAGAGTGTACGAGGCGCTGGAGGATTATCAACAGTCTGAAGCGTGTGGCTTAAAAGCCATTGAGTTGAACGTACAGTACGATGATGCCTATAGTCTCGTTAGTGTGGCCAAGCATAGACAAGGGGAGCCCCAGGAAGCGCTTCGCTATGTTAATTTAGCACTCGACATAGACCCTAGAGATATTTCCAATCTGTATAACAAGGCTTGTTATCTTTCAGCGCTAGGTGAGGTTGATGAAGCTTATCACATCTTACAGGATGTGATTGAGCACGAAGGGGGTCAGACTTTTTCGCAGCAGGCTCAGGATGATCCTGACCTTGAAACCCTTAGGAACCACCCACAAACGAAGCAAAAGATGAAGAAGCTGTTAGCTTAA
- a CDS encoding bifunctional metallophosphatase/5'-nucleotidase, which translates to MKKVLSVLFLSLTLVSSNVFAAPAGHDAYKERYIEVQLLGTNDFHGQLDVYSTVDGQMAGGAEYLAAYLKAYEEQNKNTLIVHAGDMVGASSPVSSLLQDEPSVEFMNRVGFDVGTVGNHEFDEGVEEMMRLIDGGEHEVTGEFEGANFPYTVANVVDEETEEPILPPYIIKKVNGMPIGFVGVVTTDTENIVLPSGIEGVTFTDEATAINNAVEGLKAEGVKSIVVLAHVPASSDEDGANPAGEVVDFAPQLDDEVDVILAGHNHSYTNAVVDGKLIVQSYSYGTAFSKIDLQIDPRTKDIVQKEAKIITTYHDGIDPDSEIKDMVNGYVEAVDPLINRVVGQTNEIITRDQNEAGESALGNLVADSQRAAMDTDFAFMNPGGIRTDLDEGEITWGELYTMLPFGNSLVTMTLTGEQIETLLEQQWAGSYPRILQLSGLHYTWDQNAPYGEKIMSMTDHEGQPIQPDGSYSVTVNNYIAEGGDGFTVLKEGENQTYGPLALDAMVEYIENQGGSIEAPELNRIAVE; encoded by the coding sequence ATGAAGAAAGTGCTCAGTGTCCTGTTTCTTTCCCTTACCCTGGTCAGTTCTAACGTCTTTGCAGCCCCTGCAGGGCATGACGCTTACAAAGAACGGTATATTGAAGTGCAATTGCTAGGGACTAATGATTTTCACGGCCAACTCGATGTCTATAGCACAGTCGATGGTCAAATGGCCGGAGGTGCAGAGTACCTCGCAGCGTATTTGAAAGCTTATGAAGAACAGAACAAAAACACGTTGATCGTGCACGCCGGTGATATGGTCGGTGCAAGTTCCCCCGTTTCATCCCTCCTACAAGATGAGCCCTCCGTTGAATTTATGAATCGTGTCGGCTTTGATGTCGGAACGGTTGGCAATCACGAATTTGATGAGGGTGTAGAAGAAATGATGCGCCTGATTGACGGTGGTGAACATGAGGTCACAGGTGAATTTGAAGGCGCGAACTTTCCATACACAGTAGCCAATGTTGTCGATGAGGAAACCGAAGAACCTATACTGCCGCCGTACATCATCAAAAAAGTGAACGGTATGCCCATTGGATTTGTGGGTGTTGTCACAACGGATACTGAGAACATCGTGCTTCCCAGTGGTATTGAAGGGGTCACATTTACAGATGAAGCCACAGCGATAAACAACGCCGTTGAAGGATTAAAGGCTGAAGGCGTTAAGTCTATTGTCGTGCTTGCCCACGTGCCCGCTTCCTCTGATGAAGACGGTGCAAATCCAGCAGGCGAGGTGGTTGATTTCGCACCACAGCTAGACGATGAAGTTGATGTGATACTAGCTGGACACAACCATTCTTATACCAATGCGGTTGTCGACGGAAAATTAATCGTACAATCTTACTCCTATGGCACCGCTTTTTCAAAAATTGATCTCCAAATCGATCCGAGAACAAAAGATATTGTCCAAAAAGAGGCAAAGATTATTACCACGTATCATGATGGCATAGACCCTGACAGTGAAATAAAAGATATGGTTAACGGGTACGTTGAAGCTGTTGACCCGTTGATTAATCGCGTGGTTGGCCAAACTAACGAGATCATCACAAGAGACCAAAATGAAGCGGGAGAATCAGCTCTTGGAAATCTTGTGGCAGACTCACAAAGAGCGGCCATGGATACTGACTTTGCTTTCATGAACCCCGGCGGCATACGGACAGATCTAGATGAAGGTGAGATTACATGGGGCGAGCTGTATACGATGCTTCCATTTGGTAATAGCTTGGTAACCATGACCCTTACTGGCGAACAAATCGAAACATTACTTGAACAACAATGGGCGGGGTCTTATCCTCGCATCTTGCAACTATCAGGCCTACACTACACATGGGATCAAAACGCCCCCTACGGTGAAAAAATCATGTCGATGACTGACCATGAGGGCCAACCGATCCAACCGGATGGATCATATAGCGTGACGGTTAATAATTACATCGCTGAAGGCGGGGACGGTTTTACAGTATTAAAAGAAGGAGAAAACCAAACGTACGGCCCTCTAGCACTAGATGCGATGGTAGAGTACATCGAGAATCAGGGAGGTTCTATCGAGGCACCTGAACTCAATCGGATTGCTGTGGAGTAA
- a CDS encoding (2Fe-2S) ferredoxin domain-containing protein has translation MATWDLSTTKHHVLICNGGSCMRNGGEEVTQAIREEISACGLDDTVHTTRTRCNGRCEDASVVIVYPQGIWYKNMTPELGKQLIKHDLAGDRHLDTHITYSYQEDHFQPSEGAVPGRKKSD, from the coding sequence TTGGCCACATGGGATCTGTCTACGACAAAGCATCACGTTCTGATATGTAATGGTGGCAGTTGTATGAGGAACGGGGGAGAGGAAGTCACACAGGCCATACGAGAAGAGATATCTGCGTGTGGGCTAGATGATACGGTACATACGACCCGTACCCGCTGCAACGGTCGGTGTGAAGATGCGAGTGTTGTCATCGTTTACCCTCAAGGCATCTGGTATAAAAATATGACACCCGAACTGGGAAAACAATTGATTAAGCACGATTTAGCAGGAGACCGTCATTTAGATACACACATCACTTACTCTTATCAAGAGGATCATTTTCAGCCCTCCGAAGGTGCTGTTCCTGGTAGAAAAAAGTCAGACTAA